The following proteins come from a genomic window of Miscanthus floridulus cultivar M001 chromosome 2, ASM1932011v1, whole genome shotgun sequence:
- the LOC136537622 gene encoding probable glucan endo-1,3-beta-glucosidase A6, translating into MATPLHLLVLAAIVTATPPPGVAASSSTSTAEHILGVNYGTLGDNLPPPQRGLELARSAGASAIRFYDANATMLAAAAASGLEFVPSVPNELIPSLAASQRAADAWVAATLLPFRGNPRLRYLFVGNEVLSDPTARSRWARLVPAMANVHRALRRHGMGRVKVSTTFSMHELEGQNVFPPSAGAFRPDIADSVVRPLLAFLDRTGSRLFVDAYTYFTWSANHTVVPLPYALLEPAAGYVYRDPGTGLSYTNLLDQMLDAVVAAMCRAGHCGVGLALAETGWPTVGDLDQFGANVRNAATYNRNLARHLASGAGTPRRPRARVAPAMVFALFNEDHKWGPGTERHWGLFYPNGSAVYEVDLTGRRSLASYPPLPPASNDRPYPGPLWCVVATDKGPVNETAVRAQVAAACADVPGLCDPVRPGGACFLPDTVSAHASYVFSAHWNRFSEDYGGCYFAGFAVETTVDPSHGSCKFPSILLK; encoded by the exons ATGGCAACGCCGCTCCACCTCCTCGTGCTCGCCGCCATCGTCACCGCGACGCCACCGCCGGGCGTAGCAGCATCATCATCCACTTCCACAGCCGAGCACATCCTGGGCGTCAACTACGGCACGCTGGGCGACAACCTCCCGCCGCCGCAGCGCGGGCTGGAGCTCGCCCGCTCGGCGGGGGCGTCCGCCATCCGCTTCTACGACGCGAACGCCACCATgctcgccgcggccgccgcctcgGGGCTGGAGTTCGTGCCGAGCGTCCCCAACGAGCTCATCCCGTCGCTCGCGGCCTCCCAGCGCGCCGCCGACGCCTGGGTGGCCGCCACGCTGCTCCCGTTCCGCGGCAACCCGCGCTTGCGGTACCTGTTCGTCGGCAACGAGGTCCTCTCCGACCCCACCGCCAGGTCCCGGTGGGCCCGTCTCGTCCCGGCCATGGCCAACGTCCACCGTGCGCTCCGCCGCCACGGCATGGGCCGCGTCAAGGTCAGCACCACGTTCAGCATGCACGAGCTGGAGGGCCAGAACGTGTTCCCGCCGTCCGCCGGCGCGTTCAGGCCCGACATCGCGGACTCCGTCGTCCGCCCGCTGCTCGCCTTCCTGGACCGCACCGGCTCGCGCCTCTTCGTCGACGCGTACACCTACTTCACCTGGTCGGCGAACCACACCGTGGTGCCGCTGCCGTACGCGCTGCTCGAGCCGGCTGCCGGGTACGTGTACCGCGACCCCGGGACGGGGCTGTCGTACACCAACCTCCTGGACCAGATGCTCGACGCGGTGGTGGCCGCCATGTGCCGCGCGGGCCACTGCGGCGTCGGGCTGGCGCTGGCCGAGACCGGGTGGCCGACGGTGGGAGACCTGGACCAGTTCGGCGCCAACGTGCGGAACGCGGCCACGTACAACCGGAACCTGGCGCGGCACCTGGCGTCCGGTGCCGGCACGCCGCGGCGGCCGCGGGCGCGCGTGGCGCCGGCGATGGTGTTCGCGCTGTTCAACGAGGACCACAAGTGGGGGCCCGGCACGGAGCGGCACTGGGGACTGTTCTACCCCAACGGCAGCGCGGTGTACGAGGTGGACCTCACGGGGCGCCGGTCGCTGGCGTCGTACCCGCCACTGCCGCCGGCGTCCAACGACCGGCCGTACCCAGGTCCCCTGTGGTGCGTGGTGGCGACGGACAAGGGGCCCGTGAACGAGACCGCGGTGAGGGCGCAGGTGGCGGCGGCGTGCGCCGACGTGCCGGGGCTGTGTGACCCCGTGCGGCCGGGAGGCGCGTGCTTCCTGCCGGACACGGTGAGCGCGCACGCCAGCTACGTGTTCAGCGCGCACTGGAACAGGTTCAGCGAGGACTACGGCGGATGCTACTTCGCCGGCTTCGCCGTGGAGACCACCGTCGATCCCA GCCATGGATCATGCAAGTTTCCAAGCATTCTACTGAAGTGA
- the LOC136537624 gene encoding DNA-directed RNA polymerases II, IV and V subunit 8B-like has translation MSEHLFEDTFVVTRLDPDGKKFDRVSRVEARSEQLDMYMQLDVATDVYHMHAGEKFNMVLAPTLNLDGTPDTGYYTQAGRKTLADNYEYVMHGKLYKISEDTSSSQNAKVEIYASFGGLLMLLRGDPSTAASFELDQRLFLLMRKV, from the exons ATGTCTGAGCATCTCTTCGAGGACACCTTCGTCGTCACTAGGCTCGACCCTGATGGCAAAAAGTTTGATAGAG TTTCTCGTGTCGAAGCACGCAGTGAGCAGTTAGATATGTATATGCAGCTAGATGTTGCTACTGATGTTTATCATATGCATGCTGGTGAGAAATTTAACATGGTTTTAGCACCTACTCTGAATTTGGATGGCACTCCAGATACTGGATACTATACACAG GCTGGTAGAAAAACTCTGGCAGACAATTATGAGTACGTCATGCATGGGAAGCTTTACAAAATCTCAGAAGACACCTCCTCCAGCCAAAATGCTAAAGT GGAGATTTATGCATCATTCGGTGGTCTCCTGATGCTGCTCAGGGGTGACCCTTCCACTGCTGCTAGCTTTGAGCTGGATCAGAGGCTCTTTCTACTGATGCGCAAGGTGTAA